The sequence TTGTATGTAGGTAAGTGGCAAAGTCAGGATTCTTCTTCTGGATTTTAAGGGTTTTGTATACCATCTAGCTGCTTAAACCTTGTGAGGAATGAACCCAAATGCATATGGCCAACTGCTTGGTCTAAGTGCTGGTCATAGACTTCAAAAAGTCCAAACCTAGCCCATGACCAGAGGAGGAGGTTGGGGGTTGTAGACCCAAGTGCCTTGGGCAAGAGCAGTACATCAAGTTGGACTGGTCTAACACAAGGCAGACTGTAATGCTTCctgtgaaaaaaactgtttggctCCTTACAGACTTCCTccatttttttgcttttctgtcacattaaaattattagatcatcaaataaattataattttggATAATGATAAgtaagtaaacacaaaaaagtagttttcaaataatgatttcctTCATTAACGCAAAAaaggctatccaaaccaacctggaccTCTGGGAGACAGTAATTGTCCTccatattatattataaataactgtgaataaatgcattttcttaGAAAGCTGAGCTCAATTTCACAAGCCAAACCCAGGCTTCATCTAAAGTAATTCAAAAACAGTAGAAAAACAGTCACTGATAAATGTATCTACCAGTATGGAAAGGGTTACCAAGCCATTTCTAAACCTTGGGATGCCAGTGAATTAAAGTGAGAGCCATAATCCACAACTTGCTGAGCAGTGGTGAACCTCACCAAGAAAGACCGGTCAACCAAATTTACTCCAAGAGCATATAAACGATTCAACCAGGTCACAAAACAACCcacaacaacatctaaagctctgcaggcttCACTTGTCTTAGGTAACTACTAACACATTTATCACTGCATAATAAGAAGATAAGTTGGTGTAAAATAGCTGTCTCTGAATAGACTTTTCAAAATGCAGATCAATGTCTTTTAACTGTCACAAAAAAGCATAACCTATTTTTGGCATATATATGATAggttttttaaaaattacattcacttttattttaatcagcACCTTAATTAGAGAGTtaatttatgtaatatttaaattggGTACTTTCAAGTACTTATTAATATTTGGTTCCTCGCCCACCATTGACAGATGTTAAATCAATGTAAGTGCAAAGAAGACTTCATCCTAGTCCTtaggtcaaaaactatttagagTAAAACAATAACCCGCCTTCATAAAAATACCCATAGTTACCATCATTCTAAAAACAAACTGTACCACATTTCCCTTTAGATTGTTAAAACGTATTTGTAATCcataaaactaaatttaagGATTCCCACCATGCTGACCTCTAAATCCAAGATGGTCACCGTTAAATAAAGTTTCAGCAAAAGATTTAGCAAGGCTGATATCTGGTATCTTATTGAATCATTGGCAAACGAGGTACAGTATGATATCTGTTTATGAACATTGTCCTGTGCTAGACAAATGCATACATAAATTACATTCTTTAGCCATTTGGTGAGAACCTGATCACACTCATGTTAAACTGTGCTAAATACTCTTGGGTGCCACTATACACCAGCTAATCACAAATGGACAGAAATTATAAAATCAgtattcaaagaaaacaaaactttttattttagaaatatttactttttgttATCTTCTTtctgtaaagtgacaaaatgtctCTGCTTTCACTGATCGTTATCAGTTTCCAGTGAAATGCTGTCATTCTGTATTTGACACCTGGTATGAAAATGATGCTTCTGTTGAAGACAAAAGAGGTGTTTACAGGGAATTCTTACATGCATAAAAGCCTctgtgaaagtttttttctctctacactgaagaacatttttgttGTGCAACCTCTCTCACTCTATGTTTAGCACTCAgctaataattttaaagacaCTGCGTTAATTTTTTTCTCACCCATTTTTGCACTTCAAGTGCTGTGCCTGCACCTCTGCAACCTTTTCCAATTTTCGGATTACCAAaactttaaacatatttttgggGATTTGTCATGAAACACTGCACAGTTGTGCATAACTgtagaaggaaaaggatacatggatTTAGAAtttcttcacaaataaaatctgaaaagtgtgacattaCTTTGCATTCAGCCCAGAGTCAACACTGTGTAGGACCACACATTGTTGCAATTAGATCAGCACTCTGTTGGGGTGTTGCACATCTAAATTGTCATTGTTACATGTACAACAGCTCAAGATTTGTTAGACTAGATGCAGACAATCTGTGAACTTTCATCTTCAGGTCTTGCAACAATTTCTCTGTCAAATTTATGaatgggctttgactaggccattaaaaaatttaaataagagACATCtataagatataataaaacaatgtaaaaggagtatcattgttggaaaaaaaagtttttaatctatattttctttaaaatggcaTGCCAAAATTATATCATTATTGGCAATAGAACCATTTTCATAAATGCTCACCAGCTTTTTTAATGTATTCACggatattttgatgatttaccTTCCGTGATGAGGTCCAAGGCTATCACGTTGGAAAGCTTCCTTATCATCCTAATGGAATAGATTCTCTCGAAATAATGTTTGCCAATTCTATTTTTCTAATTATCTTAATGAGTACTAAACTACTGTTCCTAATCTGTATAATCTGTTCAAATAGTTGTCTATAACCCCATGTTTGGTTTCCTCTGAAAAATCTAGGCGTCACTTTCATCAGCTCTGTTGGACTTTATAGTTTAGTGGTATTGTTAAAAGTTTTGAATTTGAAGCTGTCAAAGTGTCGGCAGGCTGAAGACAAATCTTGCTGTAAGGAAGACTGAGTTTGCTTTCATGTCCCGTCAACGAACATGCATGACAGGTCGGTCTGGATCCGTATGTTCAGAACATAGATAACATGTTTTTAGGCTGTTCTGAAATAACATGACACCAGTTCTAGGACCTACAGCATTCACAGACTTGCCCTCCAGAATGGGAAAACGTTTTTAACTCACCtgtagcaaaaataaaatacacacgTAAATCAAGCAAATCATctagttttatttaatatacagatataacaaaaatattttacttctgTAACATGCAAAGTCCAACAAAACAATTAGCTGAGGTGAAAAAATCATAAACTGGAAATTATGCTAACAAAATGGATGTCCaaattttctgtcttgtttttctCAGAGTTTAAGTACTTTTCAACATTCCCTTTTCTTGCTGTTCAGTTAATTTATACTaaccaacaataaaaaaaaatatccgaTCTTTAAATGTGGCTATCTGTCATGtcttaaaatcataacaggaaaatgtgtcttttaataaaaaatccaaaaaaaaatcagctgtcCAGCTCAATAAGTACTTTTGCTTTCTGTAGGTTGTGGTCGACGGCTCCCTCTAAGAACTGAACCCAAGTCAGCTCTGATTCTCCACACAAGTGGCTGCATCTGGAGATGTCAGAAAAAGTGGAAGCTGTGATCACTAAAACGGCAACATTTATCACAAACAAACCATTTTAATTCCAGATTAAAAGCGatataatgaaaaccaaacattacaCTAATAACATGACTCCCATCAGCCCAGCATGGAGGTGACCAGTAGCAAAATGGAGGGTTTAGTATATTTACAAACTGTGTCAGTattgcctcttttccattcatGGTTCCAGCACCGCACGTCCTCACTCTACTCCGTAtgaaacctgttgtgtttccattgatgTACTGACGGCTGGAGCTATGGCTTGAAACCCCACCTTCAGTGTCatgcgctgtgctgctattaactgtAAAGGACAGAACATAGTCGGGCGTAGTTTTCAGTGCAGACTCCGAGCGCACTGTCCACCGATGTTTGAGGTTTCATAGTCGGGCGTACCAATTTCCTACATTCTtggtgacaaattcctacatttacCACACTTTTCGCCATGCCGTCATCAGATGAGAAGGACGAGCTAATTTGccttgtagctttggaaaaaagaaaaggaggtgGTAAATAAGGCAACTAAACCAGACTAGGGACGAAGAAGGTGAATACACTTGTAGGTGCTGTGCAGAGAGTGGCAGTGATGGTGCTCGTCCTCATGAGCGGTTGCtcagtgtgtcacatataaatCAGTCCaatgtggagactttttccagacaaacatttttttttttttttttaccatgccctgtccggcagagtagcgctcacaattgttgtctgagtgccaagaaaaagcccaacagatttactttcacaagtggagcattccagctaatgctttaaagctctgcttgatatttataaaataaactttattagaaactgcttagggattatttcaattgtcaCAGACAgggagaaagaaatgaaaaggaaaaaattaagaagcacaaaagagagagaggtgggacagaaaggaaaaggatcgagaaggagaaaagaatggaggaaagaaagaaggatgaagagaatacaagataacaccttgCTTGCTtcaacacctgcagaaacgttcatattaacaacttttttaccaaaaagtgcacagcACTTATCAatacaagatgtatttagtggttaATGCGGGTCAATATAGaatatttgtgtatctgttaacacctgaatctgaaCACcagtgggtctgagtgtgagcccgcttgtgtatacaaggtttctccataaaaatatgccatagagagtgtgaggagccacagatctgaccccctggacccgagacagatacggaggagatctgaaccacagacatccaaaggccccccagagcacagaaaccccaggagaaccaccgccgggactaccacaacctccccagagaagagcaggggagaatcccagaggatccacccagcagccacagtgcagaagccccagggagctgcagcaacgagcccacaggcccagCCGGCAGCGGTCTAGGCCTGAGccgatccagccatggacccagagacatATCACTCCCCGAGCAGAGGCCCGAcggagcccaggggtccaggccctggcaagcagccaccgggagtgagccagcacacaccaaagcacccagccccagacacctagaaccacaagtacaccagcgggcggagaaaccaaccaccggcaggtagtgtggcggagAGGAAATAGGCTGCACATTTGATTgagggcctaaactgatccaggagagggagtagtccaagacccaacctgacacaaaaaacaggcgcacacagtcacaatcacacatctCCAACctcatgtgtacacataaaaacacacacccatgcacccaacgtaaacacaaacaacaatggacgttgtacactcattcacactccccatacatattctatactcccaggtccagttGCCAACACCCCATAGGTGcaaccagcccctggacccagaaggtggtccccttccctccgggggtggagacaggcagaccgccatAGCACCTGAACCCGGGCTTGGCTAGCCCTGGCTGGTGTGAGAACCTGAGCAATGACGGGCCTCCCTCccaaccccagtccccaacaacattcacatccggagaggggggcatctacaaaagaggggtctacatggtccaaactagcctgccaaccagagccgccacaggatGGGGGTCCCAGCCCCCCACTGAATTACGATTCTAACCCTATGAGACCCCCACCCCCAAGAACTGCACAATGAATTTAATCACAGGGCCaaccccaaccaggacacagatatccaaAGGCCACGAATTCCCTCCCCACAGCACAGGGGCACAtccccacaggtgagcttcatCCCCGAAAAGCAGACGAAGCCACACCCAAACAGCACAAGCTCCATtcacagccccgctccaagcaccgCTGCTGCATCCCACCCCTACCACACAGCGAGCGACGACAGCAAGGCAAGAGCCCCACTCAACGCTACCCAAGCCCCCCCAAAACGGAACtaccgaccccacaccaagatgagACAAACTCACCCAGCAAGAGGTCCCCAGCCAGTGGCAAGCACTCGGGTCCGGCATCCCCCACCACACCCCCGCAACCACACccccacatcactgccactgcaacgatagTCCAGCAAAAAAACATTATCCAGGTCAGCTTTACCACCGCTGCTCAGCCGATCCAAATGCCGGTGAttcatccaagaagaggacagaaCTCCCCACCCCATGCACTGCAGCCCTTTCACGTCATCCGCTAGCCCGCCGCCTCAACCCCCCCCAGAGCATGCATACCCACCCGGACCCAAGCCCCCCAGGCCCAGCAAGGACGCCAGCCCGGGGGCGACACACCCTAGGAACCCCCAAGCGCACCCCAGACCTGCCCAGGAGCAGCACGGCCTCCAGGCCAGTAACCTATGTGCACCGGCACAGGCTCAGCCAAGCAGTTTGTTGTTTGACACCGCGTACGCAGTTGTAAAAATTGAGCTTTGCGTAGACATGTCCGTGGAGTCAAGTACGACCGACTATGTTCTGCCCTTTGCAGGTCATTGTTAGCCTTTTCCTATCATTTCAGTGGTGGACTGGTGCTGGAGACACAGTTATATGAAGACAATTCTGGACCATAAGTTAAGTGTGTATTCTGTTCAGTGAATACACCCTCCAATGTTGATTCTATGCTTGAAGTAAGAAAGCGGCATTCTTGTGGTTCTACTTTGAGCAGCAGCTTAAGTGCAAGTTAAGCTGAAGTGTATCTTCACTCAGTCTCACCCACATGACTCACAACAATATTTCACTCTCTCTAGTTTTTTGAGCTCAACCCAGCAATGCTATGTGGCGTGTCATAATATAAACTCTCCGCTACCTCGGCGAACACCTTCTGATGCTGCTGATATACAGCGGAGCATGCCCATGGCCATTCAGTAACCAGCAGTCTGTTAACGTCACATTTTGGCCCTGCTCAGCCCTGATGAGACCTGCTGATGACCAGGCACCAGTACCAGGTCCGAAAAGCCAGTAATGGAAACAGTGCAGAACTGGATGAGTGGAGATGGCTAAAGTAGAATCCAAGGAAAAAGTGCACATCATATCAGAACCAGATTAATCTTCCTTTCATTGAGGATGTTTACGCAAATAAAAACTTTCTATGACAGGAAAACCATTTTTTAACATGGTCTACAAATCCAGATAGAAATATCAGGATGTACAGCAACTAAACTAAAACCAACTTTAGATTAAAGCATCTTTTCCTTGCAATTTTTATGCAGTTTGTAAAAATATGCATGTTAAAACTAGGGCAAAAACAATTCATCGGATGAATCATTATTAGTAAATTATTGAATTAACCGTCAACTAGtttagtaattgaataatcattaactggagcatacagacaaacatggcatttgctgaaagaacccATTTCCTGCAAAAGTGTCGCAATTGCCTATTTTCTTGATAGTATGCAGCCCTGATTTTCACAGACAAAAACTACTGTGGATCAATCAATTCTTACCTGATAATTTCCaaaaatttctttaaaagtgCTGACAATTTAGACACCTGTGGAGAACAAGAATACGTTCACAGCAACTTAAAAAGGTTAGATTAGTCTGACTTTTCTGAGCAGCAGCAAAACAGCAGAAGCAAAAATAGGATCTTTAACAAATCTTCAACATAACAGGTTTGATTTCTGGAAAACTGAAGTCCACCAGTCGTTACTGGACCTTACTGAGCCAGATTGTtggtattttttatgtaaaagcaTCCAAAGCTCTGACAGTTCTTTGTGTTCACAAACTTTTGTCTCTGGCGCTGCTACAGACAACGACATCTTCAGTGTTCAGTGTTGTTGATGTGACATGTTCTCCCTCTGCATTTTTGTGTgataaatgtttgatttgtcACACAAATCCACTGTAGTCAAATAAGTGAGAAGAGGAACACAGCTGACAGTCAAATTCCCATCATGATCTGGAAAACGTGATTATCGAAATTCATTCTTGTTTTATGAATGTCCTCACATAATTTGCCTCTCAAAGAAAGTTACATCTAATTCCTGGAAGATGTATCAAGATGGATCTAGGTAGCAGTTCGTTtcgaaagaaaattaaatattggGACTATTTTAACAAGTATCTAGAAATGTTAAGATAGCAAAGTTTTGTCTTGGGTATCGGGACTCATACAAACGTGCATTCATGCATGCACAATATGTATCCATGTAATTCCACTTCATCTGAATCGTAATTCTTGTGTTTACGAAAACATGCGGCAGCACAGCACTTAATATGAAGAGCCGAAGAGGGTCGAGATAACAGCGGTGACTGCACTTCAGTGCAGGAATTTAGCTTAACCTGCTATAAGATATTAATACATGGTGGAAATTTGGCAGAACTAATTTAAACCGTTGCAAAATAACTTCTAGATTAAAGGGAGATTATAAAAAATACTGGCTTTGTAAAGATCTGCAGATTGCTAAAGGTTGTCTAGCTTCCCTAATCCTAAtcttaaaagcatttttttctgatCAGAAATGATGCTGGTTTGTCTTACGTTGTTTTCAACTCCACTGTAGTCCATGGGTGGGTAGAGACAGAGGGCCAGATCATCAAcgctaaaaaggaaaacatcagCGTCAGAGAGCTATCTTCATGGGATTAAACAGATGAGGTCATATGAAGAAAAGTtaacaaaaagaacaataagtaaaaaaaatctagCAAATTACTTAACCTGCAAGTAAAACAAACACGTTTTAGtttacatttttgatttaaagATCAGGAGTCCGTTTAATCAAGACCAGTGCACTGTCAATGAGTTTTTGCAgtttagttgtgtttatttttttgcatttataaaCTATGTAAAGTACAGCAGAAACAACATTGTCTGTTTACCTGGGGCTAATTTCCCTGCTGATGTCTGCCAGATCATCAAGCTGGGCAACGTTCTGAGGTACAGCAGAGTCACCGTTGGCTTTGACGGCTGCCGTGAGTTTCCTCAGACATGCTGCAGCTGCTTTCGTTAACCCCTGACATGGACCTATAACCTGCCGGTCCTTCTCTGACCAGTACATGTCCTGGTTGCCTCGAGGATTGCCTTCGTTCGGGTCGTCATCGAGTACGTCGTTGAACGGGTCCTGGGCTTCAGATAATGCCTGTGTGtgttcattaaaatatataagGAACTAACTAATCTGGTTTAGTGCATAAAACAATACGTGGTGGCACAGCCCCACAAAGATGAGAATCTACAACATACTGGTTCTATAACTAAACGGGACTAACAGAGGAAGAAAAGTTCTCTTTGTAATAGTCATGAAAAAGGAGTCATCAACAATAAAAAGTGTGCAAGCGCTTACCTGTTCCATTTCCTCAACGGCATCTTTTACAACTCCAGTCTGAGAGGACAGAACCACCAGCAGAGCTTCCTTATTTTCTGTTGAATAAACAATGTTCCACAAAAAACCCGTTAAAACCTTAACGAACTTTGAGTGTCAATAAGAAAAACAGGCAGCTGATCATTTGTAATACAAGCAAAATCCAATCTGGACAGTTAGTCATCTCTTTAGGAtcaaaaacttaattttaaccaaataaaaactaataatgTGTACAGTGGGTGTAAAGTAAGGGGTCACCCCTGTTCAAATACGCAAAAGAAAATATGAGAAAACCTTTTAAGACATGTTCCAACATTATTGAGACAAATACTCTGGCAAATTCAACTAGTAAACAGATAAAGCTGTAGGGAAAATATGAGTGCGATAAGATGTTACATAATTGAGTTGACTCTAAACTAATAAGTTTGTTGCATCTCCTGTGGTTCTATTAAGGCA comes from Girardinichthys multiradiatus isolate DD_20200921_A chromosome 20, DD_fGirMul_XY1, whole genome shotgun sequence and encodes:
- the ccndbp1 gene encoding cyclin-D1-binding protein 1 homolog; protein product: MSTENCDATLSVSLRNVLNSIQCIRDRVRDGESNESDGAFNLSNFWDTLNQAVKAVSQEATKLSLAFSRPPLPSVQDGEKLSQSILKSVLTLSAVYYWLPKSQGVTLRRQVRDATVEVLEGVLQLLEVILSSPLHSLTQEQLTSTGGVWSACDQFPQLPKENKEALLVVLSSQTGVVKDAVEEMEQALSEAQDPFNDVLDDDPNEGNPRGNQDMYWSEKDRQVIGPCQGLTKAAAACLRKLTAAVKANGDSAVPQNVAQLDDLADISREISPSVDDLALCLYPPMDYSGVENNVSKLSALLKKFLEIIRCSHLCGESELTWVQFLEGAVDHNLQKAKVLIELDS